The sequence below is a genomic window from Gadus morhua chromosome 12, gadMor3.0, whole genome shotgun sequence.
ATTAACTTAAGTCGCATTAAATAAAAGCACCTGCTAAATGgcctaaatgtacatttaaatgtattcaaCATCAGCTGGTTTATATCACAATTAAATAGGACcaattaaaaatgtaaacataaataATGCATGCCAAATAAAATCCTGGTTCCTTATGAAACATGACCTTAAAGCTCAAACGTCTTTGTCTTTAATTGGCCCTTCAGTGCGGTTCCAAGTCCCCCGACCCTGAGGGCCCGACTGGAGACCTTCGAGTGCCACTTCACGTGGAACCTGAACAGCCACAGAAACCACCTTTTCCTTCTCAGGGACAAACTGGAGGATATCGGCACCGAGGACGGCAACCTCTGGCTGGGACACATCTACAACCTGCAGGCCTATGTCCACTTCCTCCTGGCCTCTGAAGAGCAGACCCCAGGCTCCACCATGAGCGACGCGCTGCGCTGCTTCGGCCAGGCGGGGGAGGCCTTCCGGCAGGTGAGGAACACTGTGGCAGACGAGGGTCCCTGGCTGCTGGTCAACTACGGCAACCTGGCCTGGCTGCACTACCGACGGGACGAGTGGTCCGAGAGCCTCGCGTACTTGGGCAAGGCGGAGGCACTGCTGCGAGAATACCCGTCTTCGATACAGGGGCAGCCCCATCAGGAGGTCCTGGCCGAGAAAGCATGGACCCTCATGAACTTCGGCCAGGACGGCAAACGCAGTGCGGTGGAGCTCTTCAGGAAAGCCATCGAGGTGGAACCAGCATGCCCCGTGGAGTGGACCACCAGCCACGCGTTGGCCTTGGCGTTTTCTTCTCCTCCAGACGACTCGTCACCAGAGCAGGAGGCGGACGTCTTGGAGACCCTGAGACGCGCCGTTGAAGGCGATCCAGACAACTTGTACGTGGCTACGGTGTGCCTCGAAAGACGCGCCATGACCGACAGCAGAGGGATCGCAGAGCGAGCCCGTGAGCTGACCAAGGAGGTGCTGAAAAGGTCCCAGACCAGCTATAGCGGGATCCGTCCCCTCCTGAGAGTCTACAGACTGCACGTGTCCCTGGATGAGGCCATCGACGTGGCGAACGAGGCTCTAGAGAGGCATCCGACCAAACGACATCTCAAATTCGGCCTGGCGAGCTGCTACAAGTGGAAGATGTTCTCAGATGGTGACAGTCCCTTGATCGAGGGCCTGAGGAGACGAGCCATTAGTCTCTATGAGGAGCTGTGCAGCCTGTATCCTCATTCTTTCCTATTGGAGAAGATCGCCCTGGCGAGTTTGTACGCACAGTCAAACAATCATGACAACATGGAGGCTGACAAGATATATAAGGAGTTGTTGGAAATTGATTTAGAGCCAGCCCAGCAGCAAATACTTTACAACAAATATGCGAAATTCCTCAACTTCATCCTTCAAGACCGACAGGGGTCAATAGAGTATCACATGATGGCAGCAGAAATACTGCATTCCTCCTGGTTTCGGAGAAACAGCATACACATTCTGACCCAGATTAAGAATAGAAGGATGAACCGAATGTGTGGAGAAATTGAGGACTTTCTGGCCCAACTACCCTTATAGCTCAGcacacaataaaaagaaaatcacaTGTTACCTAATTAGACAAAAtcctttatttattaaaaatggCACCAACTTTCAGATGCCTTTCAATGTTGAAATCCACCATGCAATGAAAGAATGGTTACAAAGCACATACTTTGTAATCACCGactatattatttttatacaaGGGGAAGTATAAATAGGAGTTTTATTtaagacaaaaaataataatactattagGCGAATGAATATTCATATTGCCTCTTATCTCaattgttttatcatttgtgttaTCACAAAGTAATCATACCGTCCAAAGGCCAGGGGTGTAGTACATGGACTGAAATGGGTGGGTATCCTTCACTTCCACTTACCGTTTGCCATCTGGTCAAAGTTCCTTACAAACGTGACACGTTTTGGAATGGCATTTCCCGCCTTTATTTTGAAGTCTCAATAAGAATGAAAAAAGACACAGAACAcgctaaattaaaataatacgTAGAAAGACAGAATGGACTAGTCGTTTCCTCTTCGGCTCTTCTTGTGACTTTTCTTTGAACTCCTGGTATGAAAAACAGAGGTTGGATTTAGTCATTTAATCAATGTAACAGTTTGGGCTTTTTGTTGGTTGCTTATTTAGACACGTTTATTGCAGAGAAATGAACATGGTGAATAAAGAAAAACAGTGGTATCCTGATTCTTCTGTATAATTGTTCATATATACAAAAATATCACACAATTATTTTATGCATGCAGCAAATTCAGAATGCTCAGTTTAGCCTCACCTCTCTGGAGACTTTGAGTGACTGCGGTGTCTGTGACCTCTGTGGTGCCCTGGTGAAAACATTAAGGTGAGTGACATTCGTTATATTGCAGTTTACAGAAAAACAGTGAACTAGAACTCATTGGAGTGCTTGAGAGAAAGACATTTTTCTAAATGTGTCTGAAGTTAGGGTCACTCAATCCAATTCAATccgtatagcccttaatcacaggtacagtctcaaagggctttacaggccaTATATCGTCACTACCTCCAGACCCAAtcccccccagagggcaagaacAACAAACTCCTGTAATTAGCAAGAAGGAAATCTTGAGGAGAaaggcagagtgggggatccctccttccaggggaGGTTAgcagtgcaatgggtgccataattgacatacataCAAGCAAACATTTTTAGAAAAACCTGCTGTCAATAATTTTTCTTACATACATTATCTGTCTGAATactaggggtgtgaacggttacaaTAAATTGTAAACGGTTACACGACCCCTTTTTTTTCGTGGACACGGTTAACCgttttttaaattaagtaatgatttttttatgtattttttaaagtggaccgcagtcgcgctatagggggattatttgtttatcaacacggcggatgcgcgagcagaatgacattttttttgaccggttgccatggttatctccgtgtggttcatttgcagttgcagtgttaattaggatgttgtcagcttactgtttcattaaactgtaatcagaaaacgcggttatatgctatagaccctatagtatctgtggtataaaggctgggacgaatttcgaattataaatatttaagctttatgttgaaagtatggaccgtcgcgattcccattcaAACAATGGCgtggtgattattattattattttttacggTTTTCGTTTACTGATTTTCCACGTTTCCACGTTTTCCTtaacggttatgatttactaaccggttacacgtgtacccgtgcacacccctaTTGAATACCGACGGCAGCAAGGGCTTTTAAtaaaacagtacacacacacacacacacacacacacacaccttactaagtatacatgtgtatgaatgacCATAAATGACATGGCATGCGTCACCCTATTTGTAGTGACTGTGGGGCAGGTTGAGCGGTCTTACATCTGACCGCAGTGTCTCTCACAACACAGCTAAGGATCAGGGTGTGACCTGTACTAGCAGCTTTAGTCCGTAGTACTCCCcgggcaggaggaggggaacCTACCAGGGGACTTGGAGCGGTGGCGTCGGTCCCGGGACCGGCTCCGGTGCCTCCGGGGGCTCTTGCTGCGGTGCTCCCGGCGCTCCCTCCTCGGGGACGGGCTGGAAGGGACAAGAGACGAGAGCCAATCAGCAGAGCGCCTCGGGACCACAAGCggccccagacacacacacacacaccaccacggTCGCACAACGGCCACGGGGGAATAGTGTGCGCACAGAGCATCAACAATACGGCCGCGTGGTCACAGAGCACAATGAGATCTGGAGTTGGGCGACGGCGTACCTTCTCCTCTTGGGGGACCGGCTCCTtctggagaaggaggaaggaagccATTTTTTGTTGAGTTTCAGGATGACGACAAGACGGAACAAAATGGAATCAagtattaaaaaagaaaaagaaaaatggaggCAGACCGTCTGGGGGAGCGGCTGCGTCGGTAGCGCGGTGAGGGGGAGCGCCGGGGCCTGTCGTTGTCACGGTAACTCCGTCTGTGAGCCTCAGGGGTGGGTATCCTCTCCGGctgaagagggggaga
It includes:
- the LOC115555868 gene encoding uncharacterized protein LOC115555868; this translates as MSAVPSPPTLRARLETFECHFTWNLNSHRNHLFLLRDKLEDIGTEDGNLWLGHIYNLQAYVHFLLASEEQTPGSTMSDALRCFGQAGEAFRQVRNPVADDGPRLLVNYGNLAWLHYHREEWSESVAYLGKAEALLREYPSSIQGQPHQEVLAEKAWTLMNFGQEGKRAVELFRKAIEMEPAGPVEWTTSHALALAMSSPRDDLSPEQEADVLETLRRAVKGDPDNLYIAVMYLGRRAMTDSRGIAERACELTKEVLKRSQTSYSGIRPLLRVYRLHVSFDEAIEVAKKALERDPTKRHLKYCLANCYKWKIFSGRDSPLIEDLRSRAIGLYEELCSLYPHSFLMGRITLASLYAQSRNPDNMEADKIFRDLLEIDLEPAQRQILYNKYAKFLHFSLQDRRRSIDYLMKAAEILHSSRFRRESIHILTQIKNSRMDRMSGEIEDFLAQLTLYAVPSPPTLRARLETFECHFTWNLNSHRNHLFLLRDKLEDIGTEDGNLWLGHIYNLQAYVHFLLASEEQTPGSTMSDALRCFGQAGEAFRQVRNTVADEGPWLLVNYGNLAWLHYRRDEWSESLAYLGKAEALLREYPSSIQGQPHQEVLAEKAWTLMNFGQDGKRSAVELFRKAIEVEPACPVEWTTSHALALAFSSPPDDSSPEQEADVLETLRRAVEGDPDNLYVATVCLERRAMTDSRGIAERARELTKEVLKRSQTSYSGIRPLLRVYRLHVSLDEAIDVANEALERHPTKRHLKFGLASCYKWKMFSDGDSPLIEGLRRRAISLYEELCSLYPHSFLLEKIALASLYAQSNNHDNMEADKIYKELLEIDLEPAQQQILYNKYAKFLNFILQDRQGSIEYHMMAAEILHSSWFRRNSIHILTQIKNRRMNRMCGEIEDFLAQLPL